The genomic stretch TGGCGCCGACGTGACCGGGAAAGGTGACCGTGCCCACGGCGGCCACACCGACCAGCGGGAACGGGAAACCGGCGGCGCGGGACCGGCCGAGCAGGCGCATCACACCGGCGTCGGTGCCGCCGTCGACAGCCACCGCCTGATGGGTGCGGATGGCGGGGGCGATCACGTCGGTGAACACGGCGCCGAGGATCCGGGTCACGTCGTCGGTCAGGCCGCCCGCACCGCCCACCATCGCCAGCACGGGACGGGAGGCGGGCAGGCCCAACGAGGCGATCGCGCCGGGCACGGCTTCGGGATCCGGGACCAGGGCCGCGACGGCGCCGGGCAACCGCACCACGGTCGACATGCCGGGAACCCTACCGTGGTGCGGCTGCCGCTTCCGCTCGCACCGTGCGGCTTCGGCTTACGCCAGCGTGCGGGCCAGGACGCCGATGTCGGGCTGGTCGGTGAAGAGGCCGTCGATGCCCGTACGGAGGAAAGTGACCTGCTCGTCGATGGCCCGGCCGTACGCGTTGGGGTCGGCGCCCACCCGCAGGCCCGCCGGCAGGAACTGGTTCTCGGCCCGGAACGTGTACGGGATGACCTTGAGCCCGGCGGCGTGGGCGTCCCGGACGAGTGAGGTCGGCGTGCCCAGGGTCGCGTCGGCGTTCCGCGGGATGACCTGGTTCTTCTCGGGCCCGATCCCGTCGGCATACGTCGAGAGCTGCTTGAGCCCGGCGGGGACAGATATTCCCCGTACGGCGTGGGGTCGTTGAACGGGCTGCCCGCGGCGCTCGTCAGGAACACCAGGCTGACCTGCACCCGATGACGCCGGCGCAGCGTCTCCAGGTTGGCCGCCTCGAACGACTGGATCCACACCCGGGCGCCGCGCCGGTCGAGCCGGTGCCGCCGCAAGGCCCGTACGAGCGGCGTCTCCAGGTCGAGGCCGAGCCGGCTGAAGTACGTGGGGTGCTTGGTCTCCGGGATGACGCCGATGTCACGGCCCAGCTCCTTCGACAGCCGGGCCCGCAGGCGCAGCACCTCGTCGAAGGTCGGCACCTCGAACAGGCCGTCGTAAAGCGTGTTCTCCTGGCGCACCGCGGGCAGCCGTTCGACGGCGCGCAGGCTCTTCAGCTCGGCCAGCGTGAAGTCCTCGGTGAACCAGCCGGTGACGCTCACCCCGTCGAGCAGGACGGTCTTGCGGCGGGCCGCGAACTCGGGCCGGCTCGCCACGTCGGTGGTGCCGCCGATCTCAGGCTCGTGCCGGCACACCAGCACGTGGTCCTTGGTGGCGACCAGGTCGGGCTCGATGTAGTCGGCCCCGATCCGCGCCGCCAGCTCGTACGACGCGAGGGTGTGCTCCGGCCGGTAACCGGAGGCGCCGCGGTGCCCGAAGATCTCGGGCCGGCGGCTGCCCGCCCGCGCCGGGCTCGCGATGGTTCCGGCCAGCGCGGGGGCCGCCGCTGCGACAGCGCCCATGCGCAGCACCTGA from Paractinoplanes brasiliensis encodes the following:
- a CDS encoding glycerophosphodiester phosphodiesterase family protein yields the protein MDPVVRGGQPGDAAPASSGAGQPGVPDERRGQPVQRPHAVRGISVPAGLKQLSTYADGIGPEKNQVIPRNADATLGTPTSLVRDAHAAGLKVIPYTFRAENQFLPAGLRVGADPNAYGRAIDEQVTFLRTGIDGLFTDQPDIGVLARTLA